Within Borrelia puertoricensis, the genomic segment ACCTCAGACGAGAGAAAAAATGCTAAAGAAAAGTTGAACCAGTTTAGTAAAGAGAAGCTAGCACAAACACTGCAAACACTTTTCACAGAAGTTGATGATGTTCAAAAAACAATCGAAAATATATTAGAAGACTATTATGAAGTCGAATCACAACTTTCCAAAAATTATGTTATTGAGCTATGCCAAACATTAGCTTGGGCTAAAGGTGAACTACACTATCTTATAAAAACCATTGAGGGCTCAGCTAATACTTTCAAGGCATACAGCATAGGCATAGGACATGGATCTGACTTTTCACAAGTAGAGACGATCTTAAAGAAAGTAAAAGAGTTACTTGGAAAAGCTAAAAATGAGATAAATTTGACCTTTAAAAACTAACTTATATAATATTATTTTTAATTTACAACAAATATAGGCTACATTTATAGTCTATATTTGTTAATTAATATATTAATGTTTTCTAAAACAAATTGCGATACACTTATTTTAAAGGAGATAAAACCAATGAAAAAAAAATGTCTACTAACAATTATCTTATTAAGTCTTGTTAGCTGTGGTTTATCAAGTAAGAATAAAAATAAAAATTCAGAGACTAATTTATTAAATACCCTTGATGATAATCAAAAACAAGCACTTATTACCTTTAAAAATTTACTTCAAGATAAAAAACACCTAAGTATCCTAAAAAAAGAACAGAAAAGTTTTTTAAAAGCTCTAGAAGCAAACCAAAAAAATTCTAATCTGCAAGATAAGCTTAAAAAAATACTAAACTCTGAGTATGATAAAAATCAGTTAAATAAATTATTTGATGAACTTGGAAATATTAAAACTAAACAATTTCTTCAACAATTGTACATAATGTTACAGTCTATTAAAAATGGAACGCTTACAAGCTTTTCATCTAGCAATTTCAACAACTTAAATCAAACTTTGGAACAAAAAAAAGAACAAGCATTAACATATATAAAAGATCAGTTATATGTTGATTATTATCTTTACATCAATGGGATTCAAGATGCAAACTATTTCTTTGAGAGAACAATGTTCTATTTAAACACTTAAGTTCATTATAGAGAGTCTTGAATTACAATAAAGAATTTTTGCAGTTGTTGATAATGTGCAAGATAAAACCCAAAGAAGTAGGTTTTTACAAGTATTAATGAGGAAGATAGTACGTATAGAGTTGAGTTGAAAAGTGTATTTAGTGATTTTGCTCAATTATATGCTTAAGCTTATTGGTGTGGTATTTGCTAATTTTAATCTACTCTATAAGCATATTAGAGATAATTCAGATAGATTCAGAATTAATTAGAGAGAGCAGAAAAATAGGGGTATTGACTGATTCTGAGTTCGTTGTACGTGATGAAAATGGAGTGATGGTAAAAACGTATGATGATCATGATTTTTATAAGCTATTATCTACTATTTTTGGTATTCTTAAAACCAAAACGGTTGCTGGGAACATTGCAGCCTACTTTTAATGCAAAAGTAGGCTGCTGAAGTAGCTGTCGCAAAGGTACAAAAGGGAGTTGAAAAAAACGCATTAAATGAGCGATTTGTGAAAACTAATAATGATTATAGAGAGGCATTAAAATTGGTGTGTGATGATCTTAGGCAGGCATATACTAAGCTTACTAGTAGTCACTTTACTAAGTTAAATATGGATGCAAATATTAATTTTAAGGCAATTGAGTATGATTCGGCGTTGATTACCAAAATATTTGACAAATTTAATTTAACTGCTGAGGAGAAAAGAGCCGTTTATTACTTGAGAGATATAATAATTGATTCCAAGTTTATTGTATTTTATTATGTATGTCCTGAACATAAACACAGTTTAAGAACATATACCAGCAATGATTTTCATTATTTGATGTCTAAAATTATTTTTGGTACTAATAAGTTCAAAATGTTTATTAACAATGTTATAGAAACTCTTAAAGCGCAGGACAAAGCTTTAGTAGCTATAAACATGATAAGTGACATATTTGAGAAAGATAGATTAAGTGCTAATTATTTGAAAGTAGACAATGATTATAAAGAAGAGTTAAAACTTGCATTTTATGATCCTGATAAAGTGTGTGATGAGCTTATTTCAATGAATTATGCAAATAAATTTGAGAAAATTGAGATCGAAGCGCGTGTAAGAGATAAATCTTAAGTGTTAAAAGAAATTCAATATTTTATTTATTATAATATTGCTTAAAGATCCTTCAATTTTAGCAATACTAAAAAGAGGAGATTATTATATAACATAAAACCTCCTCTTCAGAGAATACTACTTCTACCCCATTACCTAAAACAATTGCCAAAAATAGTTAATACATCTTGAAAGTAATATATAGACTTTTTCTATTCAGGAATTAAATCCGCTTAAGTTCTATCAGAATCAATAAATACTCTCCTTTTTTTATGCACAATAAATCCCATTATTTCAGTTTTAAAACCCACTGTTTACACTAACTTTTTGCTTTTTGCTTCTTGCTTTTTGCTTCTTGTTTAATTCTAGCAAACTCTTTTGCAACACTATCATTCAAACGATCAAATACATCACTAGTAAGCTTATTAAATAATTTATCAGGATCCTTTAATACGGGTTTTAACTCCTGATCATATAAATTTTTCTGACTATTAAACTGCTCTTGCAATTTATTTTTCTCAAAATCATTTTCCACCTTAGCAATAGATGCATCAGCTGCATGTAAATCTTTAATAGTACCTTTCATTTTTGCTACAATATTTTTAAGGTTAGCAGCACCAAAAGGAGGAGACACTAATAACTCATAAAGTTCATATTCAGTATACGGATTTACACTGATTCCAGACTCATCATAATATTCACCGGGAACAAATGATAAAGCTAAAAGATATCGAACAACTCTCTTCTCATAAAGATCCAAACCAAAAGTATCATATATTTTAGAGGCAACCTCTGCACTTATCTTAATTTTTTCAAATACGTCTGCTACACTTAGACTGCGTTCAATAAGCTCAGCATATGAAAACGAAGGATCATCGCATGTAACTTTTAATACCTTTTTATACCAATTCTGCTTTAACTCAAGCTCCTTAAAGATCTCTCGTTCAAGGACATCTCCTATCTTACTGACAGCATCCTTAACTGCATCTTGTGCATTTAAAACTGCAATAATGCTTCTAGCAACTGCTTTAGTACCCTGTTTATCAAATCTAGATAATAAACTATAAAACTCATCACTGGTATACGTTTTATAATATTTTTTATACACACCAGGTAGAAAATGCTCAAAATTCATTAATGTATCTTTAAAATAATCTATAGCTCTCTCTTCTTCAGCCGTTAAATCAAAATCTTTTTCCCCAATATATTTAAAATAACCAAATCTACCGTCTTTCTGAAACAAACCACAACTAATTAACAACAACAATAATAATGATAATAATTTAATCTTATATACGTTCATAGCTAACTCCTTTTTTACTTACTTATACATAATCCTTTTATTTTAGACTAAAATAATACCCCGAAAATATTATTCTGGTTTTATACTTTTAGCTTCATTGAAACTAATTGAGCTATTTACTTTTACTTAATTTGAACATAATTGTCTACAAAATCAAGACTCAGATTATCAAATTCATTATCAGTAAGCTTAATACACATCTTCTACAGGATCTGCAAATGCACGTTTTAACTCTGTGCCACAAAACTAAGCATAATCCTTAAGCTTACAACTCAATGTATCTCTCTTATTAAAATCTTAAATCCCATAAATAGCTACCTAATCACATACCTCCACAACTTCTACAATTTCACTTATAACACTTTTAAATAGCTAGGCAACATCAAAATGAAGAAATGTTAATATAACATAAACTTTCTTATCAAAATGATCTAATTCTTTTTCATTAACAGTGAAAAAATTACCATCAAATATTTGATAAGCTAATACTATTATTAGTTCTCTTAACTCTTTATATCTCTTAGACCCTATCTTATAACATATCAACAGATGTTATAACTTTTTCAAATTCCCTAAAAACTTTCATTATAAATTAAAACCTTCAAGTAATTTAGTTAGACAACTTTTTACTAAATCACCAGTTAGAGATGTAGTTGATTCTTCTTTTTTAAAATCGCAACTAATTTAATAACATTAATAAATACTAAAACTAGTTTAATTCTACTTTATTTCATAAATATCCTCCTTGTTTACTTCAAACTAGTATATTTATTATTATATAATAATAAATGTTAAGATCCAACATTCATTCATTACTATAAAGTAATGGGGGTTAAAAATTATTTATAAAAAAGAAATTCCAAAAAAATTTAAAACTTTTTTAAAAAAAACTTGCAAACAGATAATTTTTGAATTAATAATTAATTTACCAAATACTTTAATTTTTCAAAAGGAAGATTGTTTACTCACAATGTTTTATACATTCTTTTAAATATCCCCTTTATCAAGGGGCTTTTTTATATTTATTTCTTAAATAACTGTATTATTATCTTCTTAATTGGACAATTTAATTCAAATGTTAAATCACTCCTCATTTCTGCAAAATAAGCAAATCAAAAAGTTAATGTGTAATTTAGGTAAAACACATTTTAACAAATGTTTACCAAGTACTATCAAATTTATGAAGTATATTTAATTGTAAAAGGAGATATTATATGAGGTATGTAAAAGTAATAAGTACTGTAATACTACTACTTACAATCAATTGTAAAATAGATAATAAAAGACTAAAGGCAGAAAGTGAGACTAAAATAGCACACGAAAACGCAAAATCTGTAGCAAAATC encodes:
- a CDS encoding BTA121 domain-containing protein surface lipoprotein, yielding MNVYKIKLLSLLLLLLISCGLFQKDGRFGYFKYIGEKDFDLTAEEERAIDYFKDTLMNFEHFLPGVYKKYYKTYTSDEFYSLLSRFDKQGTKAVARSIIAVLNAQDAVKDAVSKIGDVLEREIFKELELKQNWYKKVLKVTCDDPSFSYAELIERSLSVADVFEKIKISAEVASKIYDTFGLDLYEKRVVRYLLALSFVPGEYYDESGISVNPYTEYELYELLVSPPFGAANLKNIVAKMKGTIKDLHAADASIAKVENDFEKNKLQEQFNSQKNLYDQELKPVLKDPDKLFNKLTSDVFDRLNDSVAKEFARIKQEAKSKKQKAKS
- a CDS encoding BTA121 domain-containing protein surface lipoprotein; translated protein: MKTNNDYREALKLVCDDLRQAYTKLTSSHFTKLNMDANINFKAIEYDSALITKIFDKFNLTAEEKRAVYYLRDIIIDSKFIVFYYVCPEHKHSLRTYTSNDFHYLMSKIIFGTNKFKMFINNVIETLKAQDKALVAINMISDIFEKDRLSANYLKVDNDYKEELKLAFYDPDKVCDELISMNYANKFEKIEIEARVRDKS